The Arachis duranensis cultivar V14167 chromosome 2, aradu.V14167.gnm2.J7QH, whole genome shotgun sequence genome has a window encoding:
- the LOC107473814 gene encoding U11/U12 small nuclear ribonucleoprotein 59 kDa protein isoform X1, which produces MNPFHFQSVPPPHPLGPPQFPMLPPDPPSSSSFWQNRNVCERLRELQDTLNLAKAMQKELEMLMMIKDGKVSLEDVKHGSNEPYLSGFLECLQDRRVNIESQESLAVEAANYLMSKLRSQLEPFRYVADEASPWEEKSAAARFANKVYKSKRNKRWRKKKRKRIAEMLAKEQEEFHCIDREADEWRAREISKDVANCKVEKMKEIAKIKAKEEKRKLEAELEMLLVVEKLQELRSIRIQKLKKQGHFLPEEDDKFLERVQAAVEEEEREALAAAKTVAAKDAIATAEESRKASKNQGMLSKESNTDTKIEENKEKTVDKVPEEGSDAVEYKSSKIASEGQSSGGTYDPLANLPIEFYHYYHGSNNDMGTLIEVRRGWDAYIRPGGSRIPGHWVQPPPPANEIWASYLVKPK; this is translated from the exons ATGAATCCATTTCATTTTCAGTCTGTACCACCACCTCATCCTCTTGGACCTCCTCAGTTTCCAATGTTACCTCCTGATCCACCAAGTTCAAGTTCATTTTGGCAAAACCGAAATGTTTGTGAACGCCTCAGAGAATTGCAGGACACTCTTAATCTTGCAAAGGCAat GCAAAAGGAGCTAGAGatgttgatgatgatcaaagatggtAAAGTGTCTTTAGAAGATGTGAAACATGGATCTAACGAACCTTACCTGTCTGGTTTTCTAGAATGTTTGCAAGACAGAAGGGTTAATATAGAATCCCAAGAATCATTGGCAGTTGAAGCAGCTAATTATTTGATGTCAAAGCTAAGATCTCAGCTGGAGCCATTCAGATATGTTGCGGATGAAGCAAGTCCATGGGAGGAGAAATCTGCGGCTGCAAGGTTTGCAAATAAAGTGTACAAGTCCAAAAGAAATAAGCGCTGgcggaagaagaaaaggaagcgTATTGCAGAAATGCTGGCAAAG gaGCAGGAGGAATTTCATTGCATTGACCGAGAAGCTGATGAATGGAGAGCAAGGGAGATTTCTAAGGATGTTGCAAACTGCAAG GTGGAAAAGATGAAGGAAATTGCTAAGATTAAAGccaaagaagagaagaggaaattAGAGGCTGAG CTTGAAATGCTCTTGGTTGTGGAGAAGCTTCAAGAATTACGCTCCATAAGGATTCAAAAGTTGAAAAAACAAG GCCATTTTCTTCCTGAGGAGGATGACAAGTTTCTTGAGAGAGTTCAGGCTGCAGTGGAAGAAGAGGAGCGTGAAGCTTTGGCTGCAGCGAAAACAGTTGCTGCTAAAGATGCGATAGCAACTGCTGAAGAATCCAGGAAAGCTAGCAAAAATCAAGGGATGCTCTCAAAAGAAAGTAACACCGACACTAAAATTGAGGAGAACAAAGAGAAAACGGTTGATAAGGTGCCTGAAGAGGGATCTGATGCCGTTGAGTATAAATCAAGTAAAATTGCTTCAGAAGGACAGAGTAGTGGTGGAACATATGATCCTTTGGCAAATTTACCTATTGAGTTCTATCATTATTATCATGGCAGCAACAATGACATGGGAACGcttattgag GTTAGAAGAGGGTGGGATGCCTATATCAGACCAGGAGGAAg CCGCATACCAGGGCACTGGGTTCAGCCTCCTCCTCCAGCCAATGAGATATGGGCTTCTTACTTGGTCAAACCCAAATGA
- the LOC107473814 gene encoding U11/U12 small nuclear ribonucleoprotein 59 kDa protein isoform X2, giving the protein MLPPDPPSSSSFWQNRNVCERLRELQDTLNLAKAMQKELEMLMMIKDGKVSLEDVKHGSNEPYLSGFLECLQDRRVNIESQESLAVEAANYLMSKLRSQLEPFRYVADEASPWEEKSAAARFANKVYKSKRNKRWRKKKRKRIAEMLAKEQEEFHCIDREADEWRAREISKDVANCKVEKMKEIAKIKAKEEKRKLEAELEMLLVVEKLQELRSIRIQKLKKQGHFLPEEDDKFLERVQAAVEEEEREALAAAKTVAAKDAIATAEESRKASKNQGMLSKESNTDTKIEENKEKTVDKVPEEGSDAVEYKSSKIASEGQSSGGTYDPLANLPIEFYHYYHGSNNDMGTLIEVRRGWDAYIRPGGSRIPGHWVQPPPPANEIWASYLVKPK; this is encoded by the exons ATGTTACCTCCTGATCCACCAAGTTCAAGTTCATTTTGGCAAAACCGAAATGTTTGTGAACGCCTCAGAGAATTGCAGGACACTCTTAATCTTGCAAAGGCAat GCAAAAGGAGCTAGAGatgttgatgatgatcaaagatggtAAAGTGTCTTTAGAAGATGTGAAACATGGATCTAACGAACCTTACCTGTCTGGTTTTCTAGAATGTTTGCAAGACAGAAGGGTTAATATAGAATCCCAAGAATCATTGGCAGTTGAAGCAGCTAATTATTTGATGTCAAAGCTAAGATCTCAGCTGGAGCCATTCAGATATGTTGCGGATGAAGCAAGTCCATGGGAGGAGAAATCTGCGGCTGCAAGGTTTGCAAATAAAGTGTACAAGTCCAAAAGAAATAAGCGCTGgcggaagaagaaaaggaagcgTATTGCAGAAATGCTGGCAAAG gaGCAGGAGGAATTTCATTGCATTGACCGAGAAGCTGATGAATGGAGAGCAAGGGAGATTTCTAAGGATGTTGCAAACTGCAAG GTGGAAAAGATGAAGGAAATTGCTAAGATTAAAGccaaagaagagaagaggaaattAGAGGCTGAG CTTGAAATGCTCTTGGTTGTGGAGAAGCTTCAAGAATTACGCTCCATAAGGATTCAAAAGTTGAAAAAACAAG GCCATTTTCTTCCTGAGGAGGATGACAAGTTTCTTGAGAGAGTTCAGGCTGCAGTGGAAGAAGAGGAGCGTGAAGCTTTGGCTGCAGCGAAAACAGTTGCTGCTAAAGATGCGATAGCAACTGCTGAAGAATCCAGGAAAGCTAGCAAAAATCAAGGGATGCTCTCAAAAGAAAGTAACACCGACACTAAAATTGAGGAGAACAAAGAGAAAACGGTTGATAAGGTGCCTGAAGAGGGATCTGATGCCGTTGAGTATAAATCAAGTAAAATTGCTTCAGAAGGACAGAGTAGTGGTGGAACATATGATCCTTTGGCAAATTTACCTATTGAGTTCTATCATTATTATCATGGCAGCAACAATGACATGGGAACGcttattgag GTTAGAAGAGGGTGGGATGCCTATATCAGACCAGGAGGAAg CCGCATACCAGGGCACTGGGTTCAGCCTCCTCCTCCAGCCAATGAGATATGGGCTTCTTACTTGGTCAAACCCAAATGA